A region from the Cryptosporangium arvum DSM 44712 genome encodes:
- a CDS encoding SLC13 family permease translates to MVSDSSVRRRWLEPLDWVGLGLFALGLIGLVTGLVPLRDAEGTMHRVVPLLLFLGTVIVLAELTARAEVFDVVASWLARLGRGRYPVLFALCVGFATLVTAILNLDTTAVLLTPVMLALATRLEVAPLPFAMTTVWLANTASLLLPVSNLTNLLAADRVGLSPVGFALRMALPELASVLATAACLWLLYWRRRSSERYVVPERHRPPDRRLTAIAAAACVLFVVLVLVGVPLEAAAPVCAVVVVVAFAVRDRDALRWSLVPWRLLVLVTGLFLVMDAIGRLGLSDLLRTVLGDDPGLGRVAAVGAVLANVVNNLPAYVAVEAAVHPDALLGLLVGVNVGPIVAPWASVATLLWYERCRSAGVPISWWRFAATGLVTAVVALTAAVGALALVH, encoded by the coding sequence ATGGTCTCGGATTCGTCGGTGCGTCGTCGTTGGCTGGAACCGCTCGACTGGGTGGGGCTCGGCCTCTTCGCGCTCGGGCTGATCGGGCTGGTCACCGGTCTGGTGCCGCTGCGCGACGCGGAGGGCACGATGCACCGCGTCGTGCCGCTGCTGTTGTTTCTCGGCACGGTGATCGTGCTCGCCGAGCTCACCGCGCGGGCCGAGGTGTTCGACGTCGTCGCGAGCTGGTTGGCGCGTCTGGGCCGAGGGCGCTACCCGGTGCTGTTCGCGCTCTGCGTGGGGTTCGCGACGCTCGTGACCGCGATCCTCAACCTCGACACGACCGCGGTGCTGCTGACCCCGGTGATGCTCGCGCTGGCGACGCGTCTGGAGGTGGCGCCACTGCCGTTCGCGATGACGACGGTCTGGCTCGCCAACACCGCGAGCCTCCTGCTCCCGGTCTCGAACCTGACGAACCTGCTCGCCGCCGACCGGGTCGGGCTGTCCCCGGTCGGGTTCGCGCTGCGGATGGCGCTGCCGGAACTGGCGTCGGTGCTCGCCACGGCCGCCTGCCTCTGGCTGCTGTATTGGCGACGCCGGTCGAGCGAGCGTTACGTCGTTCCGGAGAGGCACCGGCCGCCGGACCGCAGGCTGACCGCGATCGCGGCGGCGGCGTGCGTGCTGTTCGTCGTGCTCGTGCTGGTGGGAGTGCCGCTGGAGGCGGCGGCGCCGGTGTGCGCGGTGGTCGTCGTGGTGGCGTTCGCGGTCCGTGACCGGGACGCCCTGCGGTGGTCGCTGGTGCCGTGGCGGTTGCTGGTGCTGGTCACCGGGCTGTTCCTGGTGATGGACGCGATCGGCCGGCTGGGGCTCTCCGACCTGCTGCGCACGGTGCTCGGCGACGACCCGGGGCTGGGCCGGGTGGCCGCGGTCGGCGCGGTGCTGGCGAACGTCGTGAACAACCTGCCGGCGTACGTGGCGGTGGAGGCCGCGGTGCACCCCGATGCGCTGCTCGGCCTGCTCGTCGGGGTGAACGTCGGGCCGATCGTCGCGCCCTGGGCCTCGGTGGCGACGCTGCTCTGGTACGAGCGGTGCCGCTCGGCCGGGGTGCCGATCTCGTGGTGGCGCTTCGCGGCCACCGGCCTGGTGACCGCGGTGGTGGCGCTGACGGCCGCGGTCGGCGCGCTAGCGCTCGTCCACTAG
- a CDS encoding FAD-dependent oxidoreductase: MDTDVCVVGGGPAGLVLGLLLARQGVDVVVCEKHEDFLRDFRGDTVHPSTLDLLAELGLSKEFDELPHRTLERLALDLPDGVWPVGDLTRLSNPHPYIALVPQWDLLEMLARAASHYPTFTLLRACEVTDVIRENGVVTGVRTTQGEIRARLTVGTDGRHSTVRRALGLRSRDFGAPMDVAWFRLSRHDSDGDGLIGHVRKGRILITIDRGNYWQTAYVFPKNGFEQVKRDGLAAFKASITDLAPFLGDRMDEITDWDPIRILTVTVDRLERWHVPGALLIGDAAHAMSPIGGVGINLAVQDAVAAARILAAPLNERRLSSTVLARVQRRRTLPTVGTQLFQRLAQNAVIRPVLSGGRPVTAPLPLRLLRRFPALQVIPARLIGVGLRPEKLVDER; this comes from the coding sequence ATGGACACCGATGTCTGTGTGGTCGGCGGCGGACCGGCGGGGCTCGTGCTCGGCCTGCTCCTGGCCCGCCAGGGCGTCGACGTGGTGGTCTGCGAGAAACACGAGGACTTCCTGCGCGACTTCCGTGGCGACACCGTGCACCCCTCCACCCTCGACCTGCTCGCCGAGCTGGGCCTGAGCAAGGAGTTCGACGAGCTCCCGCACCGCACGCTCGAACGCCTGGCGCTCGATCTGCCCGACGGGGTCTGGCCGGTCGGGGACCTCACACGGCTGTCCAACCCGCACCCGTACATCGCGCTCGTCCCGCAGTGGGACCTGCTCGAGATGCTCGCCCGCGCGGCGTCCCACTACCCGACGTTCACGCTGTTGCGTGCGTGCGAGGTCACCGACGTCATCCGGGAGAACGGCGTCGTCACCGGCGTCCGCACCACCCAGGGCGAGATCCGCGCCCGGCTCACCGTGGGCACCGACGGCAGGCACTCGACGGTCCGTCGGGCGCTCGGCCTGCGCTCGCGCGACTTCGGTGCGCCGATGGACGTCGCCTGGTTCCGCCTGTCGCGCCACGACTCCGACGGCGACGGGCTGATCGGCCACGTGCGCAAGGGCCGCATCCTGATCACGATCGACCGCGGCAACTACTGGCAGACCGCGTACGTGTTCCCGAAGAACGGGTTCGAGCAGGTCAAACGCGACGGGCTGGCGGCGTTCAAAGCGTCGATCACCGACCTCGCGCCGTTCCTGGGCGACCGCATGGACGAGATCACCGACTGGGATCCGATCCGGATCCTGACCGTCACCGTCGACCGGCTCGAACGCTGGCACGTCCCCGGTGCGCTGCTGATCGGCGACGCGGCGCACGCGATGTCGCCGATCGGCGGCGTCGGCATCAACCTGGCCGTGCAGGACGCGGTCGCCGCGGCTCGCATCCTGGCCGCGCCGCTGAACGAGCGACGGCTCTCCAGCACCGTGCTCGCGCGGGTGCAGCGGCGTCGTACGCTCCCGACCGTCGGCACGCAGCTGTTCCAGCGGCTGGCGCAGAACGCGGTGATCCGCCCGGTGCTCTCCGGGGGTCGCCCGGTGACCGCTCCGCTCCCGCTGCGGCTGCTGCGCCGGTTCCCGGCCCTGCAGGTGATCCCGGCCCGCCTGATCGGCGTCGGGCTGCGCCCGGAGAAGCTAGTGGACGAGCGCTAG
- a CDS encoding enoyl-CoA hydratase-related protein has protein sequence MPTLQKDGEVFVLDLGDTENRFHPDWLAEVHTALDEVEAAAGPKALVTTATGKFFSNGLDLDWLGTHADELSEYISAVQALLARYLAFPAPTVAAVQGHNFGGGAMLALAHDFRVMRADRGYFCLPEVDLGMPFTAGMTALVRSRLEKQTAHEAMTTGRRYGGVDAAAARIVDAVADEGEVLATALTIARPLTGKPAGAVGTIKAGIYAEVLTALRQPPL, from the coding sequence ATGCCGACGCTGCAGAAGGACGGCGAAGTCTTCGTCCTGGACCTCGGCGACACCGAGAACCGCTTCCACCCCGACTGGCTCGCCGAGGTGCACACCGCCCTCGACGAGGTGGAGGCGGCGGCCGGGCCGAAAGCACTTGTCACGACGGCCACCGGGAAGTTCTTCTCGAACGGCCTCGACCTGGACTGGCTCGGTACGCACGCGGACGAGCTCAGCGAGTACATCTCGGCCGTGCAGGCGCTGCTGGCCCGCTACCTGGCGTTCCCGGCCCCGACAGTGGCCGCGGTCCAGGGCCACAACTTCGGCGGCGGAGCGATGCTCGCCCTCGCGCACGACTTCCGGGTCATGCGCGCCGACCGCGGCTACTTCTGCCTGCCCGAGGTGGACCTCGGCATGCCGTTCACGGCCGGGATGACCGCGCTGGTGCGGTCCCGGCTGGAGAAGCAGACCGCGCACGAGGCGATGACGACCGGGCGTCGCTACGGCGGCGTCGACGCGGCCGCCGCCCGGATCGTCGACGCGGTGGCCGACGAGGGCGAGGTGCTCGCCACCGCGCTCACGATCGCCCGGCCGCTGACGGGCAAGCCGGCCGGCGCGGTCGGCACGATCAAGGCGGGTATTTACGCGGAGGTGCTCACCGCACTCCGCCAACCGCCGCTCTGA
- a CDS encoding crotonase/enoyl-CoA hydratase family protein: MSSPTDVATPYEFDEKLTALSATRHGEHGAVVRVTLLGPGKGNAMGPAFWSETPTLFRALGADESVRAIVVTGSGHHFSYGLDLTSFATGAGSTLQEDGGLARARTRFLHEIREMQTALDAVADCRKPVAAAVSGWCIGGGIDLLAACDVRYAGTDAKFSIREVRMAIVADMGSLARLPGILSEGHLRELAFTGRDIDAAKAERIGLVNEVAADPVGAAHAFADEVAANPPLVVQGVKEVLDVNRAERVAAAQRYVTTWNAAFLPSHDLTEAMTAFLQRREPKFEGR, translated from the coding sequence ATGAGCAGCCCCACCGACGTGGCGACACCGTACGAGTTCGACGAGAAGCTGACCGCACTGTCCGCCACCCGGCACGGCGAACACGGCGCCGTCGTCCGGGTGACATTGCTGGGCCCGGGCAAGGGCAACGCGATGGGCCCGGCGTTCTGGTCCGAGACCCCGACGTTGTTCCGCGCGCTCGGCGCCGACGAGAGCGTCCGCGCGATCGTGGTCACCGGCTCCGGCCACCACTTCAGCTACGGGCTCGACCTGACGTCGTTCGCTACCGGCGCCGGCAGCACGCTGCAGGAGGACGGCGGCCTCGCGCGGGCCCGAACCCGCTTCCTCCACGAGATCCGGGAGATGCAGACCGCACTCGACGCCGTCGCCGACTGCCGCAAGCCGGTCGCCGCCGCGGTGAGCGGGTGGTGCATCGGCGGGGGGATCGACCTGCTGGCCGCGTGCGACGTCCGCTACGCCGGGACCGACGCCAAGTTCAGCATCCGCGAGGTGCGGATGGCGATCGTGGCCGACATGGGCAGCCTCGCCCGCCTCCCCGGCATCCTCTCCGAGGGCCACCTGCGCGAACTCGCGTTCACCGGCCGGGACATCGATGCGGCCAAGGCCGAGCGGATCGGCCTGGTCAACGAGGTCGCCGCCGACCCCGTCGGGGCCGCGCACGCGTTCGCCGACGAGGTCGCCGCGAACCCGCCGCTGGTCGTGCAGGGCGTGAAGGAGGTGCTGGACGTCAACCGGGCCGAGCGGGTCGCGGCCGCCCAGCGCTACGTGACCACCTGGAACGCCGCGTTCCTGCCGTCGCACGACCTGACCGAGGCGATGACGGCGTTCCTGCAGCGCCGCGAGCCGAAGTTCGAGGGCCGCTGA
- a CDS encoding TetR/AcrR family transcriptional regulator, with amino-acid sequence MVRASSGNRRADILDAAIDLVAEAGLRGLTHRAVDAAAGLPEGSTSAYFRTRAALLTAVVVRLGERIGADVDELADEAARHPGDTTHAIEETLKQLDCWLSDPAPLLARLELSLESTRRPELGEAMNNWRTAFEALVARMLDDVGLSKASERATLIVACMDGILLRALTSAPADEARRTAVDEARTLLTSLLISAQVLDSGQDPLTDVMPGR; translated from the coding sequence GTGGTACGAGCGTCGTCAGGCAACCGCAGAGCGGACATTCTGGACGCAGCGATCGACCTCGTCGCCGAGGCCGGGCTCCGCGGCCTGACCCACCGCGCGGTCGACGCCGCCGCCGGCCTGCCGGAAGGCTCCACGTCCGCGTACTTCCGCACGCGGGCGGCCCTCCTCACCGCCGTCGTGGTGCGGCTGGGGGAACGGATCGGTGCCGACGTCGACGAGCTGGCCGACGAGGCCGCGCGCCATCCCGGCGACACCACCCACGCGATCGAGGAGACGCTGAAGCAGCTCGACTGCTGGCTCTCCGACCCGGCGCCGCTGCTCGCCCGGCTCGAGCTCTCGCTGGAGTCGACCCGACGCCCCGAGCTCGGCGAGGCGATGAACAACTGGCGGACGGCGTTCGAGGCGCTCGTCGCCCGGATGCTCGACGACGTCGGCCTGAGCAAGGCGAGCGAACGCGCGACGCTCATCGTCGCCTGCATGGACGGCATTTTGCTCCGCGCGCTGACCTCGGCTCCGGCCGACGAGGCCCGGCGCACCGCCGTCGACGAGGCCCGGACGCTGCTGACCTCGCTGTTGATCAGCGCGCAGGTGCTGGACTCCGGCCAGGACCCCCTGACAGATGTCATGCCAGGGCGATGA
- a CDS encoding ABC transporter ATP-binding protein, protein MENTTLTRTGTTAAVRLTGLTKRFGSVTAVDDLSLTIEPGEVVAFLGPNGAGKTTTVDMMLGLARPTAGSVEIYGRAPSVAVAEGRIAAVMQTGGLLKDLTVAETVRMTGSLFGRTRPVNEVLTRAGILDIADRRVGKCSGGQQQRLRFAMALLPDPDLMVLDEPTTGMDVEGRREFWAAIRQDAAQGRTVLFATHYLDEADAYADRIVLVRHGRVVADGTAASIKGLATGRLVRATLPGADPVALAALPGVDQVEVRGDSVLVHASDSDAVARHLLTATGARDLEITSRNLEDAFIALTTDATEENK, encoded by the coding sequence ATGGAAAACACCACGCTGACGCGGACGGGAACCACCGCCGCGGTCCGGCTCACCGGGCTCACGAAGCGGTTCGGGTCGGTCACCGCCGTCGACGACCTCTCGCTGACCATCGAACCCGGCGAGGTGGTCGCGTTCCTCGGCCCGAACGGGGCCGGCAAGACCACGACCGTCGACATGATGCTCGGCCTCGCCCGGCCCACCGCCGGTTCGGTCGAGATCTACGGCCGGGCGCCGTCGGTCGCGGTCGCGGAGGGCCGGATCGCGGCGGTCATGCAGACCGGCGGCCTGCTCAAGGACCTCACGGTGGCCGAGACCGTGCGGATGACCGGCTCGCTGTTCGGCCGCACCCGCCCGGTGAACGAGGTGCTCACCCGGGCCGGGATCCTCGACATCGCCGACCGCCGCGTCGGCAAGTGCTCCGGCGGCCAGCAGCAGCGGCTCCGGTTCGCGATGGCGCTGCTGCCCGACCCCGACCTGATGGTGCTCGACGAGCCCACGACCGGCATGGACGTCGAGGGCAGGCGCGAGTTCTGGGCCGCGATCCGGCAGGACGCCGCCCAGGGACGCACGGTCCTCTTCGCCACCCACTACCTCGACGAGGCCGACGCCTATGCCGACCGGATCGTGCTCGTGCGGCACGGACGGGTGGTCGCCGACGGCACGGCCGCGTCGATCAAGGGCCTGGCGACGGGGCGTCTCGTGCGGGCCACGCTGCCCGGGGCCGACCCGGTCGCGCTCGCCGCGCTGCCCGGCGTCGACCAGGTGGAGGTTCGCGGCGATTCGGTGCTGGTGCACGCGTCCGACTCGGACGCGGTGGCCCGCCACCTGCTGACCGCCACCGGTGCCCGCGACCTGGAGATCACCTCGCGGAACCTCGAAGACGCATTCATCGCGCTCACCACGGACGCAACGGAGGAGAACAAGTGA
- a CDS encoding ABC transporter permease codes for MTTYIGERRTPRLGGLNPTYLGLEIRRTLRNRRTLFFILIMPAVFFLLFGLPQKGQSLDNGQPVTAYIMISLAVYGAMVATTSGGAMVAVERAQGWSRQLRLTPLRPAAYIATKVLSALVLGLAAVLVEFIVGAAAGVRMPVHMWLLAGLVAWVGSLVFAAFGLFIGYLVPAENVMQFLGPILAILAMFGGLFVPLEVLPHAFQEIAKWTPVYGIGTIARSPLTGDTVTLTEVANVVAWTLLFGLGAARLFRRDTARV; via the coding sequence GTGACTACCTACATCGGTGAGCGCCGGACGCCTCGGCTCGGGGGCCTGAACCCCACCTACCTCGGCCTGGAGATCCGCCGGACCCTCCGCAACCGCCGGACGCTGTTCTTCATCCTGATCATGCCGGCCGTGTTCTTCCTGCTCTTCGGACTGCCGCAGAAGGGCCAGTCGCTGGACAACGGGCAGCCGGTGACCGCGTACATCATGATCAGCCTCGCGGTGTACGGCGCGATGGTCGCGACCACGAGCGGTGGAGCGATGGTCGCGGTGGAGCGGGCCCAGGGGTGGAGCCGCCAGCTGCGGCTGACCCCGCTGCGACCGGCCGCGTACATCGCGACGAAGGTGCTCTCGGCCCTGGTGCTCGGCCTGGCGGCCGTGCTCGTGGAGTTCATCGTCGGCGCCGCAGCCGGCGTACGGATGCCGGTGCACATGTGGCTGCTGGCCGGCCTGGTCGCGTGGGTCGGTTCGCTGGTCTTCGCCGCCTTCGGCCTGTTCATCGGCTACCTGGTGCCGGCCGAGAACGTCATGCAGTTCCTCGGCCCGATCCTGGCGATCCTGGCCATGTTCGGCGGCCTGTTCGTGCCGCTGGAGGTGCTGCCGCACGCGTTCCAGGAGATCGCGAAGTGGACGCCGGTGTACGGGATCGGCACGATCGCCCGGAGCCCTCTGACCGGAGACACCGTGACGCTGACCGAGGTCGCGAACGTGGTGGCCTGGACCCTGCTCTTCGGTCTCGGCGCCGCCCGCCTCTTCCGCCGGGACACCGCCCGCGTCTGA
- a CDS encoding TetR/AcrR family transcriptional regulator, translating into MASPTDTQPARRTQADRSAATKTRLLDATITSLVEDGYNGTTTTAVAQRAGVSRGAQLHHYGTKEKLVAAAVAHLAEQRAAVVRDQIAQLGAAKDTLRRTLDLLADFLSGPLYAATIELWVAARSDAALREMLIPVEAQLAKELREICREYVTSDPLLQQMTLDLLLGRGVTMLLTDWNAGHRAQALDAWAEMLATRNAPPTP; encoded by the coding sequence GTGGCGAGTCCCACCGACACGCAGCCCGCGCGGCGGACGCAGGCCGATCGCAGTGCGGCGACCAAGACGCGGTTGCTCGACGCCACCATCACCAGTCTCGTGGAAGACGGGTACAACGGCACGACGACGACGGCTGTCGCGCAGCGGGCCGGGGTCAGCCGCGGGGCGCAGCTGCATCACTACGGCACCAAGGAGAAGCTCGTCGCCGCGGCGGTCGCGCACCTGGCCGAGCAGCGCGCGGCGGTGGTCCGCGACCAGATCGCCCAGCTCGGGGCAGCCAAGGACACGCTGCGTCGCACGCTCGACCTGCTCGCCGACTTCCTCTCCGGCCCGCTCTACGCGGCCACCATCGAGCTCTGGGTCGCGGCCCGGAGCGACGCCGCCCTGCGGGAGATGCTCATCCCGGTCGAAGCGCAGCTCGCGAAGGAACTGCGCGAGATCTGCCGCGAATACGTCACCTCCGACCCGCTGCTCCAGCAGATGACGCTCGATCTGCTCCTCGGCCGGGGCGTCACGATGCTGCTCACCGACTGGAACGCCGGCCATCGGGCCCAGGCGCTCGACGCCTGGGCCGAAATGCTCGCCACCAGGAACGCCCCGCCGACACCCTAA
- a CDS encoding acyl-CoA dehydrogenase family protein produces MRRTLYEEDHEAFRSTARTFLAKEVVPFHDEWEKEGLVDRRIWTAAGAQGLLGTDVPEEYGGGGIKDFRYNAVLTDETIAVGASGVGFSLHNDVTAPYLTDLATDEQKQRWLPGFCSGELITAIAMTEPGAGSDLQGIATHARKDGTDFVLNGSKTFITNGIHADLVLVVARTDPDAKAAHGLSLLAVERGMPGFERGRNLDKIGMKAQDTAELFFDDVRVPKENVVGELNQGFIHLMTMLPQERLSIAVAAVAGARTVFDRTLEYVKDRKAFGRPVGSFQHNRFVLAEMATELELAETYLDKAVTEHNKGQYTAVDASMAKWWTTEMQKRVVDRCVQLHGGYGFMREYPVARAYTDTRITTIYGGTTEIMKEIVGRSLGV; encoded by the coding sequence ATGCGCCGCACGCTCTACGAGGAAGACCACGAGGCCTTCCGCTCGACCGCACGCACCTTCCTGGCCAAGGAGGTCGTCCCCTTCCACGACGAGTGGGAGAAGGAAGGCCTCGTCGACCGCCGCATCTGGACCGCGGCCGGCGCGCAGGGCCTGCTCGGCACCGACGTGCCCGAGGAGTACGGCGGCGGTGGCATCAAGGACTTCCGCTACAACGCCGTGCTCACCGATGAGACGATCGCGGTCGGTGCGAGCGGCGTCGGGTTCTCACTGCACAACGACGTCACCGCGCCGTACCTCACCGACCTCGCCACCGACGAGCAGAAGCAGCGCTGGTTACCGGGCTTCTGCAGCGGTGAGCTCATCACCGCGATCGCGATGACCGAACCCGGTGCGGGCTCGGACCTGCAGGGGATCGCCACCCACGCACGCAAGGACGGGACGGACTTCGTCCTCAACGGCTCGAAGACGTTCATCACCAACGGCATCCACGCCGACCTCGTGCTGGTGGTCGCGCGTACCGACCCCGACGCGAAGGCCGCCCACGGGCTGAGCCTCCTCGCCGTCGAGCGGGGCATGCCCGGCTTCGAGCGCGGCCGCAACCTGGACAAGATCGGCATGAAGGCCCAGGACACCGCGGAACTGTTCTTCGACGACGTGCGGGTCCCGAAGGAGAACGTCGTCGGCGAGCTCAACCAGGGCTTCATCCACCTGATGACGATGCTGCCGCAGGAGCGCCTCTCGATCGCGGTCGCCGCGGTGGCCGGAGCGCGCACGGTCTTCGACCGCACGCTCGAGTACGTCAAGGACCGCAAGGCGTTCGGACGTCCGGTCGGCAGCTTCCAGCACAACCGCTTCGTCCTCGCCGAGATGGCGACCGAGCTCGAGCTCGCCGAGACCTACCTCGACAAGGCCGTCACCGAGCACAACAAGGGCCAGTACACCGCGGTCGACGCGTCGATGGCCAAGTGGTGGACCACGGAGATGCAGAAGCGGGTCGTCGACCGCTGCGTTCAGTTGCACGGTGGTTACGGCTTCATGCGTGAATATCCGGTCGCCCGCGCCTACACGGACACTCGGATCACCACGATCTACGGCGGAACGACCGAAATCATGAAGGAGATCGTCGGGCGTTCGCTCGGCGTCTGA
- a CDS encoding acetyl-CoA C-acetyltransferase, which translates to MSTEAYVYDAIRTPRGRGKKSGSLHSVKPVSLVTGLIETIRTRNPELDPREIDDLVLGVVSPVGEQGADIAKTAAIASGLPETVSGVQLNRFCASGLEAVNIAAQKVRSGWEDLVFAGGVEAMSRVPMGSDGGAWAQDPETAYATGFVPQGIGADLIATLHGWSRTDVDAYAARSQQRAAKAWANGYFARSVVPVTDLNGSTVLDQDEHVRPDTTVESLSGLPASFAGIGDQGGFDAVALDKYHWVERIEHVHTAGNSSGIVDGAALVVVGSEEAGRRNGLTPRARIVATAVSGADPTIMLTGPAPASRKALAKAGLTVDDIDLVEMNEAFAAVVLRFMADTGFDEEIVNVNGGAIAMGHPLGATGAMLIGTMIDELERREQRYGLVTLCVGGGMGIATVVEKL; encoded by the coding sequence ATGAGCACAGAGGCTTATGTGTACGACGCGATCCGCACACCGCGCGGTCGCGGCAAGAAGTCCGGGTCGCTGCACTCGGTCAAACCCGTCTCCCTGGTCACGGGGCTGATCGAGACGATCAGGACACGCAACCCGGAGCTCGACCCCCGCGAGATCGACGACCTCGTGCTCGGCGTCGTCAGCCCGGTCGGCGAGCAGGGTGCCGACATCGCGAAGACCGCCGCGATCGCGTCCGGTCTGCCGGAGACCGTGTCCGGCGTCCAGCTCAACCGGTTCTGCGCTTCCGGCCTGGAAGCGGTGAACATCGCCGCGCAGAAGGTCCGCTCGGGCTGGGAGGACCTGGTGTTCGCCGGCGGCGTCGAAGCGATGTCCCGGGTGCCGATGGGCTCGGACGGCGGCGCCTGGGCCCAGGACCCGGAGACCGCGTACGCCACCGGCTTCGTGCCCCAGGGCATCGGCGCGGACCTGATCGCGACCCTGCACGGCTGGTCGCGCACCGATGTCGACGCCTACGCGGCCCGCTCGCAGCAGCGCGCGGCCAAGGCCTGGGCGAACGGGTACTTCGCGCGCAGCGTCGTGCCGGTCACCGACCTCAACGGCAGCACGGTTCTCGACCAGGACGAGCATGTCCGTCCCGACACCACGGTCGAGTCGCTGAGCGGGTTGCCCGCCAGCTTCGCCGGGATCGGTGACCAGGGCGGCTTCGACGCGGTGGCACTCGACAAGTACCACTGGGTCGAGCGGATCGAGCACGTCCACACGGCCGGCAACTCGTCCGGCATCGTCGACGGCGCCGCGCTCGTCGTCGTCGGCAGCGAAGAGGCCGGCCGCCGCAACGGGCTCACCCCCCGCGCCCGGATCGTCGCGACCGCGGTCTCCGGCGCCGACCCGACGATCATGCTCACCGGCCCGGCCCCGGCGAGCCGCAAGGCGCTGGCCAAGGCCGGCCTCACCGTCGACGACATCGATCTGGTCGAGATGAACGAGGCGTTCGCGGCCGTGGTGCTCCGGTTTATGGCCGACACCGGGTTCGACGAGGAGATCGTGAACGTCAACGGCGGCGCGATCGCGATGGGGCACCCGCTCGGCGCGACCGGCGCGATGCTCATCGGCACGATGATCGACGAGCTGGAACGCCGCGAGCAGCGGTACGGACTGGTGACGCTCTGCGTCGGTGGCGGAATGGGAATCGCGACGGTGGTGGAGAAGCTGTGA